The Sulfurimonas lithotrophica genome includes a region encoding these proteins:
- a CDS encoding response regulator transcription factor — protein sequence MAKILLLEDDKILADTLKELLEGEEYEVFLAQNSQTALDLSYNNSFDIFLFDVNLADFSGFELLKLLRENSCHTPAIFLTSLDDVASLSKGFEVGADDYIKKPFDFDELLIRIQAQLRKVFKTYEDTLSYKNLTYKISANELYDENNKLVSLTPQEKKLCTILFQNIDKTLQKEDILYELDIEGESSEGALRVYISKLRKVGLEIQTLKGIGYRLVKA from the coding sequence ATGGCTAAAATTTTACTCTTAGAAGATGATAAAATTCTTGCAGATACTCTCAAAGAACTGCTTGAGGGTGAAGAGTATGAAGTTTTTTTAGCCCAAAACTCACAAACTGCTTTGGATTTAAGTTATAACAATAGTTTTGATATATTTTTGTTTGACGTAAATCTGGCTGACTTTAGCGGTTTTGAATTACTAAAGTTGCTAAGAGAAAACAGTTGTCACACCCCTGCTATCTTTTTAACCTCCTTAGATGACGTAGCATCACTCTCAAAAGGTTTTGAAGTCGGAGCGGACGACTATATAAAAAAACCATTTGATTTTGATGAACTGCTTATCCGCATCCAAGCTCAACTTAGAAAAGTTTTTAAAACATACGAAGATACCCTTAGCTACAAAAACTTGACATATAAAATATCTGCAAATGAACTTTACGATGAGAACAATAAACTTGTAAGCTTAACTCCGCAAGAGAAAAAGTTATGTACCATTCTGTTTCAAAATATAGACAAGACACTTCAAAAAGAAGATATTTTATATGAACTTGATATTGAAGGTGAATCAAGTGAAGGTGCACTTAGGGTATATATATCAAAGCTCAGAAAAGTCGGTCTTGAGATTCAAACTCTAAAAGGTATAGGGTACAGACTTGTTAAGGCATGA
- a CDS encoding TIGR01212 family radical SAM protein (This family includes YhcC from E. coli K-12, an uncharacterized radical SAM protein.), with protein sequence MEQIFTYGRYLKDKFGCKVYKVGINISGFTCPNIDGTVAKGGCTFCENDSFSASTGETKELKGFHLNLDSKENPFLDKQLAQLESQFNAISKRQYEDYGAKKFIVYFQSFTNTYAPFPTLKALYDKALTFENVVGLSIGTRSDSITDETLEYLAKLSKDKEIWIEFGIQSVYDETLKRINRGHDSANVKEWILKSKKAGLNVCGHLIFGLPGEDKKMMIETAKEAYEWGIDSVKYHPLYVVKKTALANEYNRGEFTPIGEMDYLDVLIQSLILKPPHVNVQRITAGLDDVSLLAPEWCRDRNQQVRNINKALKMVGLKY encoded by the coding sequence ATGGAACAAATTTTTACCTACGGTAGATACCTAAAAGACAAGTTTGGTTGCAAAGTTTATAAGGTCGGCATCAATATATCAGGATTTACCTGCCCAAATATTGACGGCACCGTAGCAAAAGGCGGATGTACCTTTTGTGAAAACGATTCTTTTAGTGCTTCTACGGGTGAAACAAAAGAACTAAAGGGTTTTCACTTAAATTTAGACTCCAAAGAAAACCCGTTTTTAGATAAACAATTAGCACAACTCGAATCTCAGTTTAACGCAATAAGCAAACGTCAATATGAAGATTACGGTGCTAAAAAATTTATTGTATATTTTCAATCTTTTACAAATACTTACGCACCGTTTCCTACCCTAAAAGCACTTTACGACAAAGCTTTGACCTTTGAGAATGTCGTAGGTCTTAGCATCGGAACAAGAAGTGATTCTATAACAGATGAAACACTTGAATATTTAGCTAAGCTAAGTAAAGATAAAGAGATCTGGATTGAGTTTGGAATTCAATCAGTTTATGATGAAACTCTTAAACGAATAAATCGAGGACACGATAGTGCAAACGTAAAAGAGTGGATTCTAAAGTCTAAAAAAGCAGGATTAAACGTTTGCGGACATCTAATCTTCGGACTTCCCGGCGAAGATAAAAAGATGATGATTGAAACTGCTAAAGAGGCATATGAGTGGGGAATTGATTCTGTAAAATATCATCCTCTTTACGTAGTGAAAAAAACTGCCCTTGCAAACGAATATAACCGTGGGGAATTTACACCGATTGGGGAAATGGACTATCTTGATGTACTTATACAATCCCTTATATTAAAACCTCCTCACGTAAATGTTCAAAGAATAACCGCAGGACTTGACGATGTTTCACTTTTAGCACCGGAGTGGTGCAGAGACAGAAACCAACAAGTAAGAAATATAAATAAAGCACTAAAAATGGTAGGTTTAAAATATTAA
- the purF gene encoding amidophosphoribosyltransferase encodes MLENVNEKCAVVGVFGHKEASKLAYFSLHSLQHRGQEAAGISSADDKKLHTIKKRGLVTRVFDEQKLKTLSGSSAIGHTRYSTAGDDSILDAQPVFARYDLGEMAIVHNGNLTNAKEVRDDLIKKGAIFQSYMDTENLIHLIAKSEKEKLIDRIIDAVQRIEGAFSLVFLSRTKMFAMRDRFGFRPLSLGRLQNGGYIVASETCAFDLVGAEFIRDVEPGELLVFSEGREPKSIKIYEPTPKHCIFEYVYFARPDSHVFGQSVYKARKEMGKELARVKPVEADLVIPVPDGGVPAAIGYSQESGIPYEMGIMRNHYIGRTFIEPTQEMRDLKVKMKLSPMVDLIKGKRVIVIDDSIVRGTTSLRIIKMLKEAGASEVHMRISSPPTTDPCFYGVDTPDKENLIAANMSEDAICEFIQADSLAYIDEAALLRSVGAKDGDEKYCTACFTGKYIV; translated from the coding sequence TTGCTTGAAAATGTAAACGAAAAGTGTGCTGTTGTAGGTGTTTTTGGACATAAGGAAGCTTCTAAACTTGCCTACTTCTCACTTCATTCACTTCAACATCGTGGTCAGGAAGCTGCCGGAATATCTTCAGCCGATGATAAAAAACTTCATACGATTAAAAAAAGGGGTTTGGTTACCCGTGTTTTTGATGAGCAAAAATTAAAGACACTAAGCGGGTCTTCTGCAATCGGTCATACGCGTTATTCAACTGCAGGTGACGATTCTATCTTGGATGCTCAACCCGTATTTGCAAGATACGACTTGGGAGAGATGGCTATTGTTCACAACGGTAATCTGACAAATGCAAAAGAGGTACGTGATGATTTAATCAAAAAAGGTGCTATTTTTCAATCTTATATGGATACTGAAAATCTTATCCACCTTATTGCAAAAAGTGAAAAAGAAAAACTTATTGACCGTATTATAGATGCCGTTCAAAGAATCGAAGGTGCTTTTTCGTTAGTCTTTTTAAGCCGTACTAAAATGTTTGCTATGCGTGACCGTTTTGGATTTCGTCCTCTAAGCCTTGGTCGTTTGCAAAACGGCGGTTATATAGTTGCAAGTGAAACTTGTGCTTTTGATTTGGTCGGAGCCGAATTTATCCGTGACGTAGAGCCCGGTGAGCTACTTGTGTTTTCTGAAGGCAGGGAACCAAAAAGTATCAAAATCTATGAACCGACTCCAAAGCACTGTATATTCGAGTATGTGTATTTTGCTCGTCCCGATTCGCACGTTTTTGGTCAGAGTGTTTATAAAGCCAGAAAAGAGATGGGTAAAGAGTTAGCCCGAGTTAAACCCGTAGAGGCTGATTTGGTTATACCGGTACCCGATGGTGGTGTCCCTGCTGCTATCGGATACTCTCAAGAGAGTGGAATTCCATATGAGATGGGTATTATGCGTAACCACTATATAGGTCGTACTTTTATCGAACCTACTCAAGAGATGCGTGATTTGAAAGTTAAAATGAAACTCTCACCTATGGTTGATTTAATCAAAGGAAAACGTGTAATCGTTATAGATGACTCGATTGTTCGCGGAACTACATCACTAAGAATTATTAAGATGCTAAAAGAAGCAGGTGCAAGCGAAGTTCATATGCGTATATCTTCACCACCGACTACGGATCCATGTTTTTACGGAGTTGACACACCTGATAAAGAAAACCTTATAGCTGCAAATATGAGCGAAGACGCGATTTGCGAATTTATTCAAGCAGACTCACTTGCATATATAGACGAAGCTGCACTTTTAAGAAGCGTAGGTGCAAAAGACGGTGATGAGAAATACTGTACAGCTTGTTTTACGGGTAAATATATAGTATAA
- a CDS encoding J domain-containing protein: MDIVLRNNLILIRTEFDTLNTHWMKEFLNHHSRGMLFLEKAVLVFRNETLSEIREEFIKKLSRHHAEVHDYEHEFFLRSMLKYGTQPIKIELDKLEDPEVVKVNLYAYDKHTVLISLDYPNSWVLSYMRSQLEVYVERGTDMSLVVDVSDYKAKARLERTLNKRHILHYQIQYIYDNKFMSKLYSDFANYSFGDLCKDVEEEENKKFYMVLECPIGASQDALKKSYKKLAKVYHPDKIIHESPHMITHYTQKFQLLQEAYEALRIVS; the protein is encoded by the coding sequence ATGGATATAGTTTTACGCAACAACCTTATACTTATTAGAACAGAATTTGACACTCTAAATACGCATTGGATGAAAGAATTTTTGAACCACCATTCAAGAGGTATGCTTTTTTTGGAAAAAGCGGTTTTAGTATTTAGAAATGAGACGTTAAGTGAGATTAGAGAAGAGTTTATAAAAAAACTTTCACGCCATCATGCAGAAGTTCATGACTACGAACATGAGTTCTTTTTGCGTTCGATGCTTAAATACGGTACTCAACCGATAAAGATCGAGTTGGATAAACTCGAAGATCCTGAAGTCGTAAAAGTTAATCTTTATGCATATGACAAACATACTGTTTTAATATCTTTAGATTATCCAAACTCATGGGTGTTGAGTTATATGCGCTCACAACTAGAAGTATATGTAGAACGTGGAACAGATATGTCTTTGGTAGTTGACGTGAGTGATTACAAAGCAAAAGCGAGGCTAGAGCGTACTTTAAACAAAAGACATATTTTACACTATCAAATTCAGTATATATACGACAATAAATTTATGAGTAAACTCTACAGTGATTTTGCAAACTATAGTTTTGGTGATTTATGTAAAGATGTAGAAGAAGAAGAAAACAAAAAATTCTACATGGTACTCGAATGTCCTATAGGTGCTTCTCAGGATGCACTAAAGAAAAGTTATAAAAAACTGGCTAAAGTTTATCATCCGGATAAAATCATACATGAATCGCCACATATGATTACACACTATACTCAGAAATTTCAACTTCTTCAAGAAGCATATGAAGCCTTAAGGATAGTTTCGTAA
- a CDS encoding DUF234 domain-containing protein — translation MLLDQFRDFYFKNYPDDMEELIEYFAVFGGLDIEIDSSMHITELIRIHIFDNFDEISRSIERHTHSNPINIRLLNALAVGDRRIFSAFKRAGLNNSNGGAALKYLQERGVVEVEYSREVHPKELQETKVKRELARHRISDKVLFTYPYLRFWFYFIIPHINEIKAGDYANFFENFNKKQNQYTSLVFEELSELLLNYNLRDSQILSSGSYWDMNLEIDILTLTDNGSVYVAECKWTNHKVNKKELNKLEDKCEKLGIAPTQILLFSKRGFSKELESMAGKDIALYTAKDFKALLKSR, via the coding sequence ATGCTTTTAGACCAATTTAGAGATTTTTACTTTAAAAACTATCCTGATGATATGGAAGAGCTTATAGAATACTTTGCAGTCTTTGGAGGTCTCGATATAGAGATTGACTCATCGATGCATATAACTGAACTTATACGTATTCATATATTTGACAACTTTGATGAGATTTCAAGAAGTATTGAAAGACATACACACAGTAACCCTATAAACATCAGACTTCTAAATGCTTTAGCAGTCGGTGACAGGCGTATATTTTCTGCTTTTAAAAGAGCCGGTTTAAACAACTCTAACGGCGGTGCTGCACTTAAATACCTGCAAGAAAGAGGTGTAGTAGAGGTGGAGTACTCCCGTGAGGTACATCCTAAAGAGTTGCAAGAAACAAAAGTGAAAAGAGAACTTGCACGGCATCGAATATCGGATAAGGTCTTATTTACATACCCGTATTTGCGTTTTTGGTTTTATTTTATAATCCCGCATATTAATGAAATAAAAGCCGGAGATTATGCAAACTTCTTTGAAAATTTTAATAAAAAACAAAATCAATATACATCTTTGGTTTTTGAAGAGTTATCTGAGCTTTTATTAAACTACAATCTAAGGGATTCTCAAATTCTCAGCAGCGGAAGTTACTGGGATATGAACTTGGAAATAGATATATTAACCCTCACGGATAACGGAAGCGTATATGTAGCCGAGTGCAAATGGACAAATCACAAAGTTAACAAAAAAGAGTTAAATAAACTCGAAGACAAATGTGAGAAACTGGGTATTGCCCCGACACAAATCTTACTCTTTAGTAAACGTGGTTTTTCAAAGGAGCTTGAATCTATGGCAGGAAAAGATATAGCACTCTATACCGCAAAAGATTTTAAAGCACTGCTAAAGAGCAGATAA
- a CDS encoding sensor histidine kinase → MLRHDKKAFIKFFSIYFGSVALLILISGHFYYLEQKKEFLKDENFEMLDYARMFKTKTPKQNTDITHKIKKMDFSNFNIGNFEIKKDYFVKYIPHNWKDEYMIIKKPKKLFDEKIFNLKSKIIISQILLLGIFASISYFLSKMALRPMHEAVVRLDNFSKDLIHDINTPITSILLNMKLLKKDKNFASNKYLDRISQNVKDIHSLNSNLTILLKENSLNMQNVDIFKVINDTIELYKKEYPKIRFEILEVEYFANVNEDAFRQIISNLISNASKYSSRDKEAFVKIYMNKDILYIEDNGIGIKNPSSVFLRDYKEHESGHGIGLDITKRLCDAMNIKIDVVSKENEGSCFKITFN, encoded by the coding sequence TTGTTAAGGCATGATAAAAAAGCGTTTATAAAATTTTTCAGCATCTACTTCGGAAGTGTGGCATTACTTATTTTAATATCGGGACATTTTTACTATTTAGAGCAAAAAAAAGAGTTTTTAAAAGATGAAAACTTTGAGATGCTGGACTATGCAAGAATGTTTAAAACAAAAACACCAAAACAAAATACGGATATCACGCATAAAATAAAAAAGATGGATTTTTCTAATTTTAATATAGGTAATTTTGAAATAAAAAAAGATTATTTTGTAAAATATATTCCGCATAACTGGAAAGATGAATATATGATTATAAAAAAGCCTAAAAAGTTGTTTGATGAAAAAATATTTAACTTAAAGTCTAAGATAATCATATCCCAAATTCTTCTGCTTGGTATATTTGCATCTATAAGTTACTTTTTATCAAAAATGGCTTTAAGACCAATGCATGAAGCTGTTGTTAGGTTAGATAATTTTTCAAAAGATTTAATACACGATATAAACACGCCTATAACATCGATACTATTAAATATGAAACTTTTAAAAAAAGACAAAAATTTTGCTTCAAACAAGTACTTAGATAGAATCTCCCAAAACGTCAAAGACATACACTCGCTTAACTCAAACCTTACAATACTTCTAAAAGAAAACTCTCTAAATATGCAAAATGTAGATATATTCAAAGTTATAAACGACACTATAGAACTTTACAAAAAAGAGTATCCTAAAATTAGATTTGAGATATTAGAAGTTGAATATTTTGCCAACGTAAACGAGGATGCTTTTAGACAGATTATCTCTAATCTAATCTCAAATGCATCTAAATACTCTTCAAGGGATAAAGAAGCTTTTGTAAAAATATATATGAACAAAGATATTTTATATATAGAGGACAACGGCATCGGTATAAAAAATCCATCCTCCGTATTTTTGAGAGATTACAAAGAACATGAATCGGGTCACGGCATCGGTCTTGATATAACAAAAAGACTTTGCGATGCCATGAATATAAAAATAGACGTAGTTTCAAAAGAGAATGAAGGAAGTTGTTTTAAAATCACTTTCAACTAA